Genomic segment of Gemmatimonadaceae bacterium:
CAGTCGTTCGGCCAACTGGCGTCCGGCTTCGGCACGGTTCTCGAAGACCTCGTGCATGACGCCTCCTGCCCGCACCAGGCGGGCGGCGCGCCGTGCGGCGCGCGGGATGCATTCTACGCTACGGGCGGTCGCCGTGGCCTGTAAGAGGCGTTCCCCTCACGCGAAGAGCGATCGGTACTTCCCGTATCCCTCTGCCTCGAGCCGATCCACGGGAATGAAGCGCAGGGCCGCGGAGTTGATGCAGTACCGCATGCCCGAAGGGCCGGGACCATCGGGGAAGAGATGCCCGAGATGCGAGTCCCCTTGGGCCGAGCGCACTTCCACGCGGCGCATGCCGTGGCTGCGGTCTTCGTGCTCACTGACCTGCGCGGGCTCGATGGGGCGCGTGAAGGACGGCCATCCCGTCCCCGAATCGAACTTGTCCGTGGACGCAAAGAGCGGCTCCCCCGAGACGACATCCACGTAGATGCCGGCTTCGTGATGGTTCCAGAACTCGTTGCGGAAGGCGGGCTCGGTGGCACTGCACTGCGTCACTTCGTACTGCAGCGGCGTCAGCTGGGCGCGCAGCGCCGGGTTCTCGGGCTTCGAATCGGGCATGGGGGGCCTCCGGAAGGGGGGGCTGGGCGTATCCGTTCAACCATCGGGGACGTCGCGAGGTTCCGTCATCGCCACGCGCCCACTCAGCGCGTTGGCCGCCACGAGAGCGCGAGGGTGGACCAATCGTGCGGTCGCGTGCGGCCCCGGTGCTCCGCGCCGGTCTGGTGCGCCAGCCACGAAGCCTCGAGGGAGCGCCATTGCAGGCGCAGGCCCGCCGTGAGCTCGCTGACCAGCGGGCGCAGCGCCACGCTCGGACTTGGCCGGAAGAAAGTGCCGCTCAGCATCGCGTTGCGCGCCACGCCGCGCACCTGCGCATCGCCGGCGAATTCCAGCGAGACCGCGCCGGCCTTGCGCGGCAGCTGCCACGACAGCACGCCACTGCTCGGATAGCGCAGGCCGATGCCGGCGCGCGCCTCGGTCAGCAGCGTCCCCAGCGAGGCGCCGCCGTGCGGCTGCAATTCCAGCGATCCCGCGGCGATCAGGCGACGCCGATCGAAGGCTACCGAGAAGACCGGCTCCGCGGGCATCTGCGGCCCCCAGGTGATGGGGCGGTTCAGGCGCGGCGCGATGTCATGGAACATTCGTTGCATCGGCTCGGCGAGACTGGGCTTGCCGGTCACGCCAATCGTCAGGCGCAGTTCATTGATGGCGCCCGGATGCGCGACACGACTGG
This window contains:
- a CDS encoding lipid A deacylase LpxR family protein, which produces MRRLCLVAAGLCLLSRAARAQRAVTVQADNDAFNFWQMPWARPDEEYTSGVRLAVERDGAGWSRRLGWALGRCANGQQCASHTFELGQDIYTASRPKGWSVALPGERPDAGLLWMASTSRVAHPGAINELRLTIGVTGKPSLAEPMQRMFHDIAPRLNRPITWGPQMPAEPVFSVAFDRRRLIAAGSLELQPHGGASLGTLLTEARAGIGLRYPSSGVLSWQLPRKAGAVSLEFAGDAQVRGVARNAMLSGTFFRPSPSVALRPLVSELTAGLRLQWRSLEASWLAHQTGAEHRGRTRPHDWSTLALSWRPTR
- the msrB gene encoding peptide-methionine (R)-S-oxide reductase MsrB; this translates as MPDSKPENPALRAQLTPLQYEVTQCSATEPAFRNEFWNHHEAGIYVDVVSGEPLFASTDKFDSGTGWPSFTRPIEPAQVSEHEDRSHGMRRVEVRSAQGDSHLGHLFPDGPGPSGMRYCINSAALRFIPVDRLEAEGYGKYRSLFA